The sequence GCCCTTGTTGGAGGGCACAGTTACTTTGAACAGGTAAGAAAAATTTCAGAAAAATACGGATATTATAGAGGAATAGACTCACAAGAATTCAACATGGTTTCAGATTATTACACAATAAGCAATTTCAACCAATTAAAGTTCATGCACGATGTAGCAAAAGCTATTGAAAGGATATCTCCTAAGGCATGGCTTTTGCAGGCAGCAAACCCTGTCTTTGAATTAACAAATTTAATAACAAGAACGGTTCCAATAAACATGGTTGGAATATGCCATGGCCATCATGGAGTAGACCAAATAATAGAAAAATTAGGATTAGATGCAGGAAAAGTTGAATGGCAAGTAGCAGGTGTAAACCATGGAATTTGGCTGACAAAATTCATGTACGAAGGAAAAGATGCCTACCCACTCATTAATGAATTATTAGAAAAAGAGGTTAAAAGCTTCAAACCCACCAATCCATTCGATGATCAACTCTCTCCCGTTGCAAAAGATATGTATGAATTCTATGGAAAAATGCCCATTGGAGACACAGTCAGGAACGGAAGTTGGAAATACCATTACAATCTTGAAACAAAGAAAAAATGGTTTGGCGAGCCATTGGGAGGCGTTGATTCAGAGTTAGGATGGAAATGGTATCAAGACAGACAAGCAGAGATTGCATTAGCAATGCAAAAAGTTGCCAAATATTTTCAAGAGAATAAAAATGCCAAATTACTTTCAAAAGAATCATTCGCCGAGATTATCTCTCAAACCAAAAACGATGTAAAAGAAGAATTCACAAAAGAAATATACAACTTGTTAGATCCTCAAAAGAAAAGCGGTGAACAACATATATTGTTAGCAAATGCCTTATTAAACGATGAAAAAGTAGACCTTGTTCTCAACTTGCCAAATAACGGTACTATACCTGGAATTCCAGACGATGTAGCCGTGGAGATTCCTGTGTATGCAGACAAAGATGGAATACATCGTTACAAAATAGATCCACCACTTCCAGAAAGGATAACAAAGATGTACCTATACCCAAGAATTATGAGAATGGAATGGGCATTAGAAGCATTCCTAACTGGAGATAAAAAAGTACTCGAAGAATTTTTCATCAGAGACCCACGTACAAAATCTTACGACCAGGTAGTAAAAGTTATTGATGAAATTCTTGCTTTACCAGGGAACGAAGAAATGGAAAAGCACTACGGCAAATAATAGTTTATTTTAGGGGGCTAATGCCCCCCTTTATTTAATAAACAAACTTATCTGCAAATATTTTGTATAAATCCTCGTTATAAGTGTCAGTGATAAATTTATCTATTTCTTCTATTTCAAATGTT is a genomic window of Petrotoga sibirica DSM 13575 containing:
- the aglA gene encoding alpha-glucosidase AglA; protein product: MAAIKLGIIGAGSAAFSLRLVSDLCKTKGLSGSLVSLMDIDKDRLNAVHMLAKKFAEEFGADLRFETTTNVEDAIKDSSFVVNTALVGGHSYFEQVRKISEKYGYYRGIDSQEFNMVSDYYTISNFNQLKFMHDVAKAIERISPKAWLLQAANPVFELTNLITRTVPINMVGICHGHHGVDQIIEKLGLDAGKVEWQVAGVNHGIWLTKFMYEGKDAYPLINELLEKEVKSFKPTNPFDDQLSPVAKDMYEFYGKMPIGDTVRNGSWKYHYNLETKKKWFGEPLGGVDSELGWKWYQDRQAEIALAMQKVAKYFQENKNAKLLSKESFAEIISQTKNDVKEEFTKEIYNLLDPQKKSGEQHILLANALLNDEKVDLVLNLPNNGTIPGIPDDVAVEIPVYADKDGIHRYKIDPPLPERITKMYLYPRIMRMEWALEAFLTGDKKVLEEFFIRDPRTKSYDQVVKVIDEILALPGNEEMEKHYGK